A window of the Brassica napus cultivar Da-Ae chromosome C5, Da-Ae, whole genome shotgun sequence genome harbors these coding sequences:
- the BNACNNG17760D gene encoding uncharacterized protein BNACNNG17760D — protein sequence MATSRLARFITEVAPPQFVTVMRRRTAKVLDTIKEEEREVGTDHSIFSSSLTSKISPFTSPNPSSSSSSGLASASLCAGPTSFPVTENRSYFPVFKN from the coding sequence ATGGCGACCTCACGACTAGCAAGATTCATAACGGAGGTTGCGCCACCGCAGTTTGTCACGGTGATGCGGCGAAGAACGGCCAAAGTACTCGACACGATCaaggaggaagagagagaagttGGGACCGATCattccatattttcttcttctttgacttCCAAAATCTCACCGTTCACTTCTCCTAatccttcttcctcctcctcctctggtTTGGCTTCTGCTTCATTATGTGCGGGTCCGACCAGTTTTCCGGTGACGGAGAATCGGAGCTATTTTCCGGTTTTCAAGAACTGA